In Silene latifolia isolate original U9 population chromosome 3, ASM4854445v1, whole genome shotgun sequence, a single window of DNA contains:
- the LOC141648252 gene encoding uncharacterized protein LOC141648252 isoform X2: MEGRFKTSTSEYDDETLTRPISEVEERTLKPVSEESKVVLWEDDNDTGGPILETVRTEVRRAIFDMHKDLKDGGAFRTIILAHRPISPIIVLSLLSNVISLNEVSF; encoded by the exons ATGGAGGGACGCTTCAAAACCAGT ACATCGGAATATGATGATGAAACGTTAACGAGGCCAATTTCTGAAGTTGAAGAGAGGACTCTTAAACCAGTTTCAGAGGAGAGTAAG GTAGTTCTGTGGGAAGACGATAATGATACAGGTGGACCAATTTTAGAAACCGTTCGCACCGAAGTTAGACGGGCTATCTTTGACATGCATAAAGACTTGAAAGAT GGAGGAGCATTCAGAACAATAATTTTAGCCCATCGTCCCATCAGCCCCATCATTGTTCTATCTCTGCTGTCAAATGTGATCTCATTAAATGAAGTAAGCTTTTAG
- the LOC141648251 gene encoding F-box protein SKIP23-like: MVNMSYWSDLPSELLDLVATHFDSSSDTRHFRSVCSEWRFAIPHPISTRFPPMKFFNTSDVQLEKQTFYHLSQTSNPSSPGWLIKTEENNPGSVRLFNLFSRSPIKHLPFNFPKQLDLTNIKIRELDHEYVLRNLSGNTELFNMEHEKVAIITSSSNNSNDFVILSTHDTGKLFMYQSVQQIWSILDDPTLGYDDRSIYVNDWSMHYVDVMEVNGIFYAVTNSGRTVAINVADYSTVKVTLLKNSIIGGDKKCLVKLSDDLLMVDFYSDTTPSGSIKILAVEIFKLNKEGQKWELLKSLGDHTLFISNHSSFSAIGLPGCKGNCIYFRFGSFDKNKCCLDIMKEGFCEEKDGYFEWKSEEIGVFDFEKGVVGILEEYLDNSQLFSWPPPSWVMASK, translated from the coding sequence ATGGTAAACATGTCATATTGGTCCGACCTCCCTTCGGAGCTATTAGACCTAGTCGCGACACATTTTGATTCTTCTTCTGATACTCGTCACTTTCGCTCTGTTTGTTCCGAGTGGCGGTTTGCTATTCCCCACCCAATTTCCACCCGATTCCCTCCAATGAAATTTTTCAACACCAGTGATGTCCAACTCGAAAAACAAACTTTTTACCATCTTTCTCAAACTTCAAACCCGAGTTCACCTGGTTGGCTTATCAAAACTGAAGAAAACAATCCAGGAAGCGTCCGTTTGTTCAATCTCTTCTCTAGATCTCCAATCAAACACCTACCATTTAATTTCCCTAAACAATTGGATCTTACCAATATTAAAATCCGTGAATTGGACCACGAGTACGTGTTACGTAACCTTAGTGGTAACACGGAATTATTCAACATGGAGCATGAAAAGGTAGCTATTATTACATCGTCTTCTAATAATTCTAATGATTTTGTCATTTTATCAACACATGACACCGGAAAATTATTCATGTATCAATCGGTGCAACAAATATGGTCAATTTTAGACGATCCAACGTTAGGTTACGATGATCGGAGTATTTATGTTAACGATTGGTCCATGCATTACGTTGACGTAATGGAGGTCAATGGAATATTTTATGCAGTCACAAATTCAGGTAGGACTGTTGCAATTAATGTAGCGGATTATTCAACCGTGAAGGTGACACTGTTGAAAAATTCAATTATTGGGGGCGATAAAAAATGTCTTGTAAAATTATCCGATGACTTACTGATGGTGGATTTTTACTCAGACACGACCCCAAGCGGGTCAATTAAGATACTAGCAGTCGAgattttcaaactcaataaagaggGTCAAAAGTGGGAATTACTAAAGAGTTTAGGGGATCATACACTTTTTATAAGCAACCATTCTTCATTTTCTGCTATCGGATTGCCGGGATGCAAAGGTAATTGCATTTATTTTCGGTTCGGAAGCTTTGACAAGAACAAGTGTTGTTTAGACATAATGAAAGAAGGATTTTGTGAAGAAAAGGATGGTTATTTTGAATGGAAAAGTGAAGAGATTGGAGTGTTTGATTTTGAAAAGGGTGTTGTTGGAATTTTGGAAGAATACTTGGACAATTCACAACTATTTTCTTGGCCTCCTCCGTCTTGGGTCATGGCTTCAAAGTAG
- the LOC141649864 gene encoding uncharacterized protein LOC141649864: MATSTASSVYKDPLHLTTDDQSLNLLVPQVFSGKSFLHWSRNMRVALISKNKLGFINGACPQPPTTDARHQDWIRTDYTIMQWIQFSLSEDIAKSFSYVTSSKQFWEELNERFNQSNALFLYQLRKEVAEIKQGDLSLAEYYAMLRSG; encoded by the coding sequence ATGGCGACATCTACTGCTTCTTCTGTTTACAAGGATCCACTTCATCTCACAACAGACGATCAATCACTCAATCTGCTAGTTCCGCAGGTGTTTTCTGGAAAGTCTTTCCTTCATTGGTCTCGAAACATGCGAGTTGCTTTAATCTCCAAGAACAAACTCGGTTTCATCAATGGCGCTTGTCCACAACCTCCTACAACGGACGCTCGTCACCAGGATTGGATTCGTACTGATTACACAATCATGCAATGGATTCAGTTTTCTCTTTCTGAAGATATTGCTAAGAGTTTTTCCTATGTTACCTCTAGCAAGCAGTTTTGGGAGGAATTGAACGAACGGTTCAATCAATCAAATGCTCTTTTTCTGTATCAACTACGTAAAGAAGTTGCAGAAATCAAGCAAGGTGATCTTTCCCTTGCTGAGTATTATGCTATGCTTCGATCAGGTTGA
- the LOC141649865 gene encoding uncharacterized protein LOC141649865, with translation MKNSVWSDYQPSAELSWHWRKVCSVRDLIKEGFIDGQWSIGSGDYTVKSCYEWIRDKKSQIEWYRSIWCPMAQPKHSFISWLVSHQALMLKDKLMQFQVVEDDLCHICQLHSETHSHLMETCQFSQSVLQLIGGWLGTDLQHTNILNVIAGRRWSRLRKNICNAAILACWYMIWMQRNGARIHGRVSKPARVALNIQRMLQNRFIEYKPRVISTKDSLWLYRMQFL, from the coding sequence ATGAAAAACTCAGTATGGTCTGACTATCAACCTTCTGCTGAATTAAGTTGGCACTGGAGAAAAGTCTGCAGTGTGAGAGATTTAATTAAGGAAGGTTTTATTGATGGCCAATGGAGTATAGGTTCTGGTGACTACACTGTTAAAAGCTGTTATGAATGGATTCGAGACAAGAAATCTCAGATTGAGTGGTATAGGTCTATCTGGTGTCCTATGGCTCAACCCAAGCACTCTTTTATTTCTTGGTTGGTCTCACACCAAGCTTTGATGTTGAAAGACAAACTGATGCAGTTTCAGGTTGTTGAGGATGATCTGTGCCACATCTGTCAACTTCATTCTGAGACTCACAGTCATTTGATGGAGACTTGCCAGTTCAGTCAGTCTGTATTGCAGTTGATTGGTGGTTGGTTAGGGACTGATCTACAGCACACTAATATTCTGAATGTTATAGCAGGCAGAAGATGGAGCAGACtcaggaaaaacatctgcaaTGCTGCCATTTTGGCTTGTTGGTATATGATCTGGATGCAAAGAAATGGAGCCCGCATTCATGGAAGAGTCAGTAAGCCTGCGAGGGTAGCTCTGAATATTCAACGGATGCTTCAGAATAGATTTATTGAGTATAAACCACGAGTTATCAGTACTAAGGATAGCTTATGGTTGTATAGGATGCAATTTCTTTAA
- the LOC141648252 gene encoding uncharacterized protein LOC141648252 isoform X1, with protein sequence MEGRFKTSTSEYDDETLTRPISEVEERTLKPVSEESKVVLWEDDNDTGGPILETVRTEVRRAIFDMHKDLKDVMQKSDSEVIVDSTFSDVAPDLEISQAVELVKDFKEEFTKELEEVVLLCQGY encoded by the exons ATGGAGGGACGCTTCAAAACCAGT ACATCGGAATATGATGATGAAACGTTAACGAGGCCAATTTCTGAAGTTGAAGAGAGGACTCTTAAACCAGTTTCAGAGGAGAGTAAG GTAGTTCTGTGGGAAGACGATAATGATACAGGTGGACCAATTTTAGAAACCGTTCGCACCGAAGTTAGACGGGCTATCTTTGACATGCATAAAGACTTGAAAGAT GTTATGCAAAAAAGTGATTCTGAAGTAATTGTTGATAGCACGTTTTCTGATGTAGCACCTGACTTGGAAATTTCTCAAGCGGTGGAATTAGTGAAGGACTTCAAAGAGGAATTTACAAAGGAGCTAGAGGAGGTAGTTCTCTTATGTCAGGGTTACTGA